In Cheilinus undulatus linkage group 14, ASM1832078v1, whole genome shotgun sequence, the genomic stretch CAAATAATCAATATTgccttttttaatcagtcatttttgctttttcaagagaagtagtactagacaaatgagaaaagaagctgggtcccttaaatgtactacttctttattaaaaattagTATTAGGTTCtccaaagaaaatatattttacaaagtgcaatgaagttctgatggcggtttacatttcttaaagttacaaggaaaggaagttaaataatggcattagattatgccatatttagggttttagggatcctctcccaggacaTTTTTGGTgcttaaactttattttttgtattgtagtttatttctattttccaaTTTTTCATTAAAGGGACACTTCATCATTGTAACATCCTCTTCTTTATGCATaattgtaatatttcacattatagcaacaaatctgatgatgtctgaaaggtgaaacattagattacaggaatatggtctattttttcaaagggtgttcatttttacttttgcacaatttttgtttgtgagttcatccaccataattttctgaccttttaagtagggctgacagcttcaagCCGATTGGTCGATTAATTGATCGTAAAGCTTTAGGTtgaccaagatcaccctggtcggcGAATCGCCCCCCTGCCCCTAGACGCTGGTCTGCAGGCAAAAGCGTGTGagcagctgagagagagagacgtgcTGCTGGGAACAGGAGCAATGCAGCTCCTGGATATtacaggtagagaagcacacaaagctaccagagtgggatattttcttatattttacagcattaacgctcagaaacaacacatcaactcGTCACAAAGTTacaggctgtttgtattgaGGTGGCGCTGCTGagcctctctgctctgccctccctcactgcatcaactcCCGCGGTCAGTTTACCTGTCGGCAAATAGGCTGCGTAGTATAATGTCGTTATATAATCTCCTCAAAGTGTtcacgttagctttagcttctcTTACAGTTCCACAGAAAGGAGAGGTGATAAAAGGCGATGTCAGCTGGTCATTAAGTCCCGACGAGcgaacttttttcctctcacctccgtaaataaacgctgcatgctgtctgctttatgctcGTAAATGACACAGCGCGggctggatcaagtgatcctgttattagttaccgttacaaacaaatgaaaaacgatgatctgaggttattctGTAGGCTGTAGGCTGTATGAGTTCAAAGAGTTACCGCGCCGGGATCACggagatcaaaggcaggtgcGCGCTGATCATCTCTCAATTATATAGTAAGACGTGTTGAGCCGAAAAGATATATTAATGCTTCCAAAAGCTTGTTACGTtcattttatgatcatttagagtaccaagcaggtgcagtgaGGAGCCTGGATGGACTGAATTAGTCCCCGACGAGGTAACTTTTAATaatgaatgaattttttttttttaagatttatttttgggctctttcatgcctttatttgacagaggaaggacagtggatagattcggaaatagggaggagagtggggagagacatgcggtgaagggccacgggccggattcgaaccccggCCGCCCACGTACttgggtagcaccttaaaccactcaaccatctgcgctcccatGAATGAAattttttacctgaacaaccaatcgattaattggtgcctgggtgcgattttggtcgaccaagtttttctttggttgactacagccctacttttaagaccatccactgacatggagaacacacttaaagggataaagctgcctctttgacctgttgaatcctgactgtatgacaATGAACTTTGATCTGTTtagtctcagtcactgtctgtggcaatagtgtgtttctattttattggtgtcaattcattatcaatagaagtcttatcaaattattcaggatgctgaaactttttgaaaaatgtgcTGCAACCAAGATGTCAGTGTGTTgaattttgaataatttataTTAAATAATGTATAACATGcgcaccaaaacaggacttgaatccCAGTCAACACAGACCCTGTCAAATGGAGGGATTTATCTGAGAAAACCACCTTTATATGGGTTTGAAagttcattttcaaacaaaatcagacaaaagCACACATGCAGAAAATGTCTTAATGATCTATATGTTGTTTCCCTCTAAAACTGGTGGCACTTTCAGCATCATAGATAACATCTATCTGATTATTAAATGGCACCACTACCCTGTACAGCAGTTTTTCTCATTATCTTTGTCCTGCTGCTTTTGTGCAGCCACAGCTCTTACCTGCATCTCAGTAACGAGCGCTCTGCTAATTTGGGCAACTGCAGCTCTCACCGGAGTCAGAGGGGGGGTCACTCACATATCTGAGCGTCTGTGTGCTCTGTGGcatttgtgtgtctgcatgtttaaaatccCACAGGAGAAAGTGAGGATCAAAAAGGCACGGCAATGAGTGTGTGAGAAAACGAGGCTCCGTAATGTTAAATGCTGGAAACTAAGAGGTTTCAAACCCCATTATGGATTGGGAAATCTCTCGGTCCATACACTCACTGTTTATCTTAGCTCTGCTATCTGGAAAGCTAACACCAGTGCAGGGTGCAGTGCAGGGGTGTAGTCCAGCGGTCTGCACGCTAATAGTGAGCAGGATTCTCAGACAGGCTTATGCCCCAAATCTGCAGATTACCTCCATTACCAGCACTATCTCTTATATTGATGCTGAAATAATCTTGTATTAAAGcatttgaataaaacaaatatgGGTTGGTCTCTCTCTTTACTGGAGCGTAGTGACCCAAGGAGCCTGCATGCAAAACATAATCCTTGATCCTGGAAAATAAGCTCACACTGGCAGACtattcaaacttaaaaaatataattaacaATAAAATTGTGTCATCTTTAATGTGGCActatttttgtctgcttttaaaaaacttCAAAACAAGGTGTATCCTACATCTAATATTTAGACTTATAATACTACATTAAAAATGCTGCTCAGACAAAACATCAGTCTTACACCAATCTGCATGTTTAAGGTCATATTGTCACTTTAAGTACACCTCTACCCTTAACAACAAGTCAGTTTCATCTGTCCGCAGACAGCCAAAGTATTTCCTGTGCTGACACAATAACATATGTACAGCTCTTTTGTCATATTGAGCATGGTCCTTGCTTTGGCTTAAGTCTGTTTTGCGTGCCACTGGTGCCGAAATACCAGGAGCTTAATGGTAAATCCTGTGAGTCAGAAAGGAAAAGCCAAAAGGAGGGCTTGGGACAGACTGAGTCAGACAAAGGAAACAGGAGGGTGTTGTTCTTAATGTTTGAAAAGCAAACGTTTTATATACCAATCACAATCAAGATAATTCGGCTTTTTTGACtgataaggatttttttttactttaatttcaaagGGGAAACTGATTtatataaagtaatgtcaattaaacaaaaacataaaatggaAATTAACTGTCTGtataaaaattcaccccctaccaagtcaatatttagtagatccacctttagctgcaatcacagcactgagtctatgtgtataggtctcaatcaggctcacTATCTGGGCACTgaaatttaactccattcttctttgctaaactgcaagctctgtcaggttgcacagggatcagacacaaacagccatcttcaagtctagccacacatcctctattggattgaggtctgggctttaactcagcccctccagaacattcaccttgttgtctttaaaccatttctgtgtagctttcgctgtatgcttcaggtcattacagactgaataagattgctcTTATCCCTATAAGGATTTTCCTATATCTTGCCACATATCAATACATATCTTGTATTTTATGTaaccatcccctgacttaaacttttcgataaccttttctctaaaaggcttggagtgttctttgtcttcatggtgtaatggcagccaggaatactgattaaccagtgactggccccttcagacacaggtgtctttatactacagtcacttgagacaaaTTCACTGCACTCTGTCGATcccactaactgtgagactactagcaccatttGGCTGGACCTCAGCTAAAGtagctcagtcactttaaaaaggATGAATATCTATGAAATCACTTATcttatttcacatatttttgtttaaatgacattactttgtaaaatctGTCAACTATCAGTACTATCAGTTTGCAGTTGTTGACACTGGAGTAGCAAAAATTGTGGCAGCAAGACAGCAGTCATTAAGAACAACTACGGTGGCTGTGTCCCAGTTTGAACAGAGCTTAGACGGAGATTGCGACTcttaactgataaaaaaaaaaaaaaaaaagttaatgaatAGTTCAACTGACTCATAATCTGGTGCCAGCTACACTATGTATTTACCATTTAGCCAGCTAAACACGCACTTCCCCTTTTCTAACAAactttacagtatttttcccgTATTAGTCTATCCTCTGTCATTTTATTCTTCTATTTAAATCTTCTGTGATATCTTCATTTATTTAGTGGTTTTAACACATAATCTGCTTTGTTCTCTTTGTATCTCTTTAACTATTTAAATCATTCTTATTGTttctacattttcattttttctttctgtttgctTTTACGTCAGtatactattattattactattaataataatcattattatataatgataatagtgatataaaaatgtattattattattactattattattgttattattattattagtagtagtagtctTAATAATATCTCAGCTTTATTGAGATATGTTTAATTGTAACTTTAAGTAACATAATTTGGATTTTGGCAGGAAACCAAATTTAATATAGTTTTTTGGCTGAATTATTCTGagtctttttacttttaatttaaaagattATTTGCACATTTAGCCCACCGAATTGgcttaatatttttattgttgtctGTACTGAGTGGTGTGAGGACCAAATTCTATCTGCAgggattattattatcatcatcatttttattatttgctgtcattgcatggacttttgaggccCTTAACATATTCCAGTTTTTCTAAAAATTTGCAGGTGCATCTGTTCttgcaaaaatgttgatatttttttttggggCTGCCATGCAACCATTCACAATCGTCTCACAGCACCCCctaacagttttttaaagttaaaacctTGTCCCTTGACTTTGTCTTAGATTTATGAAATTTTGTGGGCATATGTGTCTTGGGGAGAGCcacaaaaaaagcctcttgaTCCTACACtgtatctccaacaggaaatctgtcattaaaaaaaggctATTTTTGGCCATTTCCAGGGCTCATATTAACAGATTAACTCATTATATTATTATCGTTATTAGCAATAGTAGTATTGTTGTTATCATTAATAAACTGTACTATCATACTATATATTATACTTCTACTATTGCTACAactaataaaacaataacaaaatccccaaaatgaacacaatgtaatgaatgaatgatCACATTGTGTGATTCAGTTGTCCCTGCAGCTACTTTGACCACATTGAGCAACCAGTCAACCTACTTTTTCTAAACAGGAAATGAGTTTTTCTCATTGGGTagcagcaaagaaaaacagaaaataaagggGGAAATGACAAGAAGTCCTTGCAAACAATGTACAAATCAACAGATTTAGGAaacttaaatgctttttttggtcCAAATATTGGTGGATTTAAGGCAAAAGAGCCACCAGACAAAAAGAAGCGGACTGAAAAACCCTCTCTATGTGAGACTCTGTCAGGCTGGGATGTTCCACATCTTAATAAAGCAGCCTCACATGCTGGGATGAATCATTTCCAAATATAGCATAATTCATTACTACTGTCGCTGATCTCTGCAGAGATCAGGCTCAAAGGGAGATCTGTAACATTTTCCTCACTTTTATTTTCCCAGAGTTTTCATGTGGGTCTGTGaccattttaaatcaaatagtGCATGAAACtccaaaacacaacacaacagattaagattaaaaatgtacaagGAAACATCAAGCATCTGGTTCAAGCCAGAGTTAGCCGCAGATTTCTGCATGCACACATGtgcaaaaacaataacaatactTGCACACTTTAGTCAAAGCGGTTTGCAGCCGTGCTCGACCCACAGAACGTACAATCACTTTTATAGCCATGTAATAACGCCGTAATACTCAGACAGTCAGATGACATGCGAACTAGGCTTTGTTTACTTTCTGTCTGACCTAGATGTCTGGGCTGCCAACCCTGGGGGCAGCAAATAACCCAAATTTATTCCCCAAATATCCCTGCGTCTTTCTGCCCTGCATCAAAATTGGGCAATCTGACAGgagacaaacaggaaaaagaaagaatgacTGTACATAGAGAAAGTTGCTCTTAAATGACAccaattttcctcttttttataaAGAGCTGTATCATGTTTTGTGGGTGGGGTGCCAGCTCCACCCTCATCTTTGAAACTATAAGTGACACACAGGTGCATACATGTCTGGCTGGCTGTGTACGCTGTGGAAGCAGAAAACTGAGCCCTGCTGTGCACCACATATCGTCAAAGGGaggaaaaaacaacacacacatatgcagggacaaatttcctctctcctcctcaagGAGACAGGAAAGACGTCTGGTTTGCAAAGGGAGAGTCAGTTACCTATGTAATGAACAACACAATTCTGGCCCTTCTTTGGAAATGTTCTTCCTGttgagaagaaagaaagaaacaacagTTATTGTGTGTTTGGACTCCTCACATGCCAGGTTAATCTAGTATTAACAATCACTGGGTTTAGTCTGGCGGCTTGTTCCTGGCAGGAGTGCTATATCTTTCCAGAGCCTGTAGGCATATTGGGGTGAGATATATGCGTGTTAGTCTCATCCTCATGCTGAAACTTTAGCCTGGAGGCTTCTTATGCAGGGTGAGGGGCTATCAGATGCCCCCGGGTTAATTACGTTATTAGTACGCTAGACAGAGAGATTAAAGCATTGAGAGGCTTTGCAAGTCTGCTCTTTCTACATTCAAAAACATAGCTACCTTTTCTGAAAACTCCTAATGTAAAGTAAATAAACCCATCTTGTGTTTTTACTATGTATGCGAAGTTCTAGAAAGGTCCACAGAAAACATGCAGGTTTTATAGTCTCCTATACATACCCCGAATACTTGACATAGGCGCTATCTAGCTAACGAGTGCATTACCTAGCCCCCACTTCACGGTGCATGAATTTAGGTGTACAATATGCAACATTTAATTCAATCGACATTCCTAGTGCTACCGAACCCCATGCCAGCACAACCACCCCTGCATCAAAGCGCACTAATGCTGGATATATCAACTTACCATCACCGGGGGATATTGTCTCGACTTCCACGCCCATGGTTGTGCTTCTTTAAGGGTTAGCTTTGAAACATGCAGCCAACGAAGCCGATTTGACAGCCGGTGTCACCCGTTTAGTGGCCTCAAGTCGGGCTGTATCAGAAGAAACCATGCATTCACAGACCACCACCGACCCCCAGCTACAGCCAGCTAACCGCGAGACAGCAAAGATATCCTCTGTTTTTCTAGTGAGACGACGTCGAGATCGACGACTGCAGCACGTACGTCGTCTTCAGCCGTGTTTAAAATCTGCAGTAACCAGTGGATATGCTGCACTCTACTTGAGTACGTTGACATTCGTTCGAGTACGTGATTAAAACGGTTAAGCTCTAATATTCATAAGAGAgaatattttgtttctttagcTGCCTTACACTGACCGGTTATGTGGGACAACGTACACAGCGCCCTCGAGCGGCAAAAgtgagcaacaaaacacagttgTCCTTCAACTTCATATCCCATAATGCATCAACTGGTTCTGTTTTGTTTCCGGGTCAAATATAAATGAACGCTGGTTGAACATTACAATGGCAAAACGTGGAGTTTTACACGAGTTACCGACTCTAAAAGATAGATAACATGGATTACAAACGCGATGCGTATGGTTAACTAAGGTACGTGTTgactaatatttacatttttatatttttactctattttttaGCCAATTAGCTATATAAGGTAGGAGAACCAATTTACCGGTGTTTCGGTTTAACAAGTTACCATGCTAACTGGCGACTTTCCACTGAATCCCGCTGTTTTGaaggaaaaatgtttgaaacatattgttctttttattcagtttttattcatcaaaaagAAATATGTTATATAGATAGCGTATATATTATGTATACTTTGACATTACAATTATACTAAACAAACTGTATGTTATGTGGACTGTTTTCGCTGAAAGGCACCACTGCACACGGTCGCTCCGTAAGACGTAACACCGTAATTACGCTGCACTTTAAGTGAAAACGTTTAAAACTACAATGGTGACTTAATACTTAAATTTGTTCATATGATATCTAAagtttaatttaataattttttggctgttcacactgcagtatCTGATTTACAACGCCATATAAAaatggcctgaatctgattcgaaaAGATCAGATTCAATGAGACTTGTGCTGTTttcactgtcagaaaaaaatcagattcgaGCCACACATAAGCAAAAATATCagatttggtcatttttaaaagcagtgGGAATGTAGCCTTCTATCCCTCAAATCAAAGTGATATATCTGAATCGGTCTATATATTTAAATTAACGTGCCCCCTCTGAAAATAATATCTTgttactaataataataaaataaataattataactGTCTTGACTTTATTTGAACACAGAACGTGACATGcaaacaacatcagcagaatccaaacaCTTAAGAAATCTAACCAAAAATATGGTCAAGATAAAAATTAATCAACATCCAAATACATCGAAACCTAGATGTCATGTAAAGTAAGACATTAAAGACACCAATCAGAGTGCAGGCATCAAACCACACTTCACTAAGACATCATGgacatcatcaggatgcaggcaggACACAGACATCAAGTACCATAAAAACAATAGGAACTcaggcaatgcaggaacccagctacacaggctgagaccaagaggaccaaaattaagatgtgagaaattaaaagagaaacaaaacaggagataaatgagaaaaggcagtaaaatgtaaataaagggggcaaaaacaGATAGTAAAGCAGGATAAaacaagctctaaaactgtaaaagcaataaaattgaTAAATATTACAGGAAAGGTAAACAAAAGGGAagcaataaagacataaaagtaataaagtgaggaagacagtaacaattaaaaacagccaaTGGGCAAGGAAATTAACTGAGGTTGGCAGGGTGTAAAGGTGAGATTAAGAGGAAATGAAATAAGATGAGATACTAAAATAGGTAAGAAtctgtgagaagataaaaaacaaataataataagaagacatcacataaaagcaagtgtATAAAAATGGTTAACCATCACATAAGTTACATTATTAATTTTCTCAGTCAGTTCCAAGAAACACAATACCATAAAGACAGTTATCTGAACATTGACATATTGCTGAATTATCTTGACATTTCACATCCTATGAAAAACAGTCTATAATTTAAAAGGCCATGATCTAATTGGCCTAAAAAAATCATTGCAGCCTCTGCAGATCTAAAAGAGTTAACGCATTTAATACACAGACACTCCTTCTCCACATTTAGTCTTGTTAATGCCCTATAGGCCTAACAGGACCTATGTGTAAGGTCGTTCCGGGCGTAAGCAGCTATAAGTGTTCGTCACTAGTGCCTCAGCTCAGGCAGAGGGGATTAAGGCATGTACTTGGAAGGAAACACGACAGAGGGTTTTGCTTTTCTTAATCTGCATGGGTTTCTCTCACTACTCCTGTGCAGGACCCTTTCAGATCAGACAGGACTGCCTGCATAAATGCTACAGCTTTTTAAGGCTTAatcttgtactttttcttaCAGAATATCCACCTACATTACTTGCCATCCAGGATGGATCTTGGTAAGGCAAAGCTGCTCAGGACAGGTCTTAACACTCTACACCAAGCCATACACCCTATACATGGGATAGCGTGGACGGATGGCAAGCAGGTCTGCCTCACATCCTTCTACCTTCAGAATGGAGAGGCAAAGTTTGGGGACACCAATGTTATCGGTCAGTTTGAGCATGTCTTTGGGCTATTCTGGGGACCACTGTGCTGCCCAGACTCCCCTGCATTGCTGGCTGTGCAGCACAAGAAGCATGTTACTGTGTGGCAGCTGCAGCTCAGTGCTCTGGAGCAGAACAAGCTGCTGTGCACACAGACCTGTGAGATGAGCGAACCTTTCCCTTTGCTCTCCCAAGGCTGTGTGTGGCATCCCAAACTGGACATTCTTGCAGTGCTGACCAAGCGGGAcacttctgtgttgttttctgtgCGGGTAGACAACAGGAGGACCAAAGCAGACATCAAAGGCAGTGGACTGATCCACTGTGCATGCTGGACTAAGGATGGTACACGGCTGGTAGTGGCTATAGGCAGTGCTCTCCACTCTTACATCTGGAATGACATCCAGAAGAGTTTGATGGCATGCTCTTTCTGTCCCATCTTTGATGTGGGAGGCTACATCTGTGCCATTGAGGCCACTGGGGAAGCACAGGTAGCTGTGGCAACAGAGCTGCCTCTGGACAAAATATGTGGGTTAAATGCTGGCATGGCCTTCGACGTGCCCTCAGAAGAGTCCCACAGCGCACACGTGGCCATGTCAGAGGACGACGCTGTCTTTCATCCGAAAAGAAGACTGTCTGAATCTGAGAGGTCTTACATACCAAGCTCAGGACCTCTGGATCTCACACACCTCTTGGCAAGGCATCGTCGCTCAGACCCCAGCCCCCTTATTCACCTTCGTCGCAGAGACACGATGACAGGCTCTGGGCAGGACTCCTCACACCTCATCCTAGTCACCTATGAGCGTAAAGTCACCACCACTCGCAAAGTCAGCATCCCTGGGATTTTGGTTCCAGACATTGTAGCGTTTGACCCTCGTGGCTCCACGGTTGCCGTGGCCTCAAACACATGCAACATGGTGCTTGTGTACTGCATCACAGCTTCCACTATGCCAAACATTCAGCAGAT encodes the following:
- the LOC121521579 gene encoding WD repeat and coiled-coil-containing protein codes for the protein MDLGKAKLLRTGLNTLHQAIHPIHGIAWTDGKQVCLTSFYLQNGEAKFGDTNVIGQFEHVFGLFWGPLCCPDSPALLAVQHKKHVTVWQLQLSALEQNKLLCTQTCEMSEPFPLLSQGCVWHPKLDILAVLTKRDTSVLFSVRVDNRRTKADIKGSGLIHCACWTKDGTRLVVAIGSALHSYIWNDIQKSLMACSFCPIFDVGGYICAIEATGEAQVAVATELPLDKICGLNAGMAFDVPSEESHSAHVAMSEDDAVFHPKRRLSESERSYIPSSGPLDLTHLLARHRRSDPSPLIHLRRRDTMTGSGQDSSHLILVTYERKVTTTRKVSIPGILVPDIVAFDPRGSTVAVASNTCNMVLVYCITASTMPNIQQISLQANERPKGVCFLTDKMLLLMVGRQKTNDPAFLPSSNTDKYILRFIAKELIYDGETPIPKSPSPHNHDSTNFIPRIRRHSENLSKDDREQTGIKDLVLPGGGVIRSPANRRRLVEELRSREPSPVNSSVDFSDRTLDRASSSASSVKVENFDMDHVNRMSSLGFAGQARRDSSRAGSPRPEPSEKLHSEATLPMTDKTSGPARDRSLEQLVQNMDRLFNRFADVQQCLTDIRDYTQNGKKAVSVYPNASDPPYVNVTCQRQLSENVFIDERRPVLLCDGKLCLHALQELFNLTIVEMMYGPLWIVLVADADGFVPLTFKPKEELTVRNGKRKTNIRTPESSSPPSPAPGQNSQTTTEASST